A section of the Paenibacillus aurantius genome encodes:
- the accB gene encoding acetyl-CoA carboxylase biotin carboxyl carrier protein — translation MFKLSEIKELIKLVDQSSLQELEIQNEGSRLFIRKPNTTESVFVSSVPPQPVYQAHPAAAPAPQPSPSVQPESAPAAAPAADTSNLHKIVSPMVGTFYSAPSPDAAVYVNKGSKVREKTVVCIVEAMKLMNEIEAEIKGEIVEILVDNGQLVEYGQPLFLVKPE, via the coding sequence ATGTTTAAACTTAGTGAAATCAAGGAATTGATCAAGCTGGTTGATCAATCCTCTCTTCAGGAGCTGGAAATTCAGAATGAAGGCTCGAGGCTGTTCATTCGTAAACCCAATACAACCGAATCGGTTTTTGTTTCTTCCGTACCCCCTCAACCCGTATACCAGGCTCATCCTGCGGCGGCACCCGCTCCTCAGCCAAGCCCGTCCGTACAGCCGGAGAGCGCACCTGCGGCCGCACCAGCCGCCGACACCTCCAACCTACATAAGATCGTTTCTCCTATGGTCGGGACCTTCTATTCCGCCCCGTCTCCTGATGCCGCGGTTTATGTTAACAAAGGCAGCAAGGTAAGGGAGAAGACGGTCGTCTGCATCGTGGAAGCAATGAAGCTGATGAACGAGATCGAAGCCGAAATCAAAGGGGAAATCGTCGAGATTCTGGTTGACAACGGCC
- a CDS encoding SpoIIIAH-like family protein — translation MNTKRQTIWLVSMLSLMVVLSAYYLFTEDVNKLDVASDATHQEDVKVTTQEDPAGGKDKAVGGTEAAGAVKTDSSKTDAKPADPRSEPKPVSPQPTEGGKASPQPTDSGKASPKPTDSGKTQPQASAAPKDNKSTDAKATDAQVISQLESQASAKSGADYIIQQQLKRSDDLAEQTGKLLAIINDTKNSSDTIAKAYDDMSKLEQQEAKQSHIEEVLSKDYAQALLTKEESKWKVIVQTNKLERSQALSIIDLVMSELNVGPEKVSVQAMQ, via the coding sequence ATGAACACGAAAAGACAAACGATCTGGCTGGTCTCCATGCTCAGCTTAATGGTGGTCCTGTCGGCGTACTACCTGTTTACCGAAGATGTCAACAAGCTGGATGTCGCGTCGGATGCCACCCACCAAGAGGATGTTAAAGTAACAACCCAAGAAGATCCTGCCGGAGGCAAGGACAAGGCGGTCGGCGGAACGGAAGCGGCTGGAGCGGTCAAGACGGATTCCTCCAAAACGGATGCAAAGCCAGCCGATCCCCGGTCCGAACCCAAGCCGGTTTCCCCACAGCCTACGGAAGGCGGCAAAGCCTCCCCTCAGCCAACGGACAGCGGCAAAGCTTCTCCGAAGCCCACGGATAGCGGAAAGACCCAGCCTCAAGCAAGCGCCGCTCCCAAAGACAACAAATCGACCGATGCCAAAGCGACCGACGCTCAGGTGATCTCGCAGCTCGAGTCCCAAGCCTCCGCCAAGTCCGGTGCGGATTACATCATCCAGCAGCAGCTCAAACGGTCGGATGATCTTGCCGAGCAGACCGGGAAGCTTCTCGCCATCATTAACGACACCAAGAACAGCAGCGATACCATTGCCAAGGCCTATGACGACATGAGCAAGCTGGAGCAGCAGGAAGCCAAGCAGTCCCATATCGAAGAGGTACTCTCGAAGGATTACGCTCAAGCGCTTCTGACCAAGGAAGAGAGCAAGTGGAAGGTCATCGTTCAAACGAACAAGCTTGAAAGAAGCCAAGCGCTCAGCATTATCGATCTCGTCATGAGCGAACTGAATGTAGGACCGGAGAAGGTCTCCGTTCAGGCCATGCAGTAG
- the spoIIIAG gene encoding stage III sporulation protein AG, with product MEQWLGGGPGGAKRIQTFRWLLLIGLIGAGLMIMNSFIEVKKIDPISTSRASPDPSDAKQTLGSASKDKSPFREYEQAYETQLRDILQKIVGVGEVEVMVQIDSTEETVVEKNTKETQQSTNEQDKEGANRRVTDVTRSGEVVLYEVSGSQTPVIVKSIKPKIRGVLIVARGAENLTVKKLLVEAVERGLDVPSNRISVAPRKQ from the coding sequence ATGGAACAGTGGCTGGGCGGCGGCCCGGGAGGCGCGAAGCGGATCCAAACCTTCCGCTGGCTGCTCCTTATCGGTCTTATCGGCGCCGGCCTGATGATCATGAATTCCTTTATCGAGGTAAAGAAGATCGATCCGATCAGCACGAGCCGTGCCTCTCCCGATCCCTCGGACGCCAAGCAGACTCTGGGCTCGGCCTCCAAGGACAAGTCGCCTTTCCGGGAATATGAGCAGGCTTACGAAACCCAGCTTCGGGATATTCTTCAGAAAATCGTCGGCGTAGGAGAAGTGGAAGTGATGGTTCAGATTGATTCGACGGAGGAAACCGTGGTGGAGAAGAACACCAAGGAAACCCAGCAGTCCACCAACGAGCAGGATAAAGAAGGGGCGAACCGCCGCGTGACCGATGTGACCCGAAGCGGGGAGGTGGTCCTGTACGAAGTCTCCGGCAGCCAGACTCCCGTTATCGTGAAGTCCATCAAGCCCAAGATTAGAGGGGTGCTGATTGTGGCGCGAGGGGCCGAAAATTTAACGGTCAAAAAGCTACTCGTGGAAGCCGTGGAACGGGGGCTGGATGTCCCCTCCAACCGAATCTCGGTGGCTCCCCGCAAGCAGTAG